The genomic interval CATTCGATATCCTGGAATACATAATGCTTATTGACTGTAATATAGTCTCAATAGTGCTTTCAGGTTGTATATTAGCTATATCTGCCGAGATATCTACAGCAATAACAATATCGGCACCCATCCTTCTTGCTGCATCTACTGCTACAGGACTTACAACACCTCCATCCACATACATCTGTCCTGTGATCTTTACAGATCTAAATATACCGGGAATTGAACAACTTGCCCGTACAGCCTTGCCTGTATTACCTGTGCCAAAAACAACCTCCTGTCCGTTCTGAATATTCGTTGCAACAGCATAAAATGGTATTCGCATCTTTTCCATAGGGGTATTTCTTACTGCTCTGTTAATATAGTTTTCAAGCAATTCCCCTTTAATAAAGCCGTTATCAGGTATCGAGATATCTGCGATATCTCCCTTTTCTATAGAAATAGCCATTTTCTG from Dissulfurispira thermophila carries:
- a CDS encoding patatin-like phospholipase family protein, giving the protein MKKRFISYLICIFIFVSCAPSEMVQPPQKPAKVALVLGAGASKGFAHIGVLKVLESNRIPIHMVVGTSAGSFVGSLYAYGYDSFQLQKMAISIEKGDIADISIPDNGFIKGELLENYINRAVRNTPMEKMRIPFYAVATNIQNGQEVVFGTGNTGKAVRASCSIPGIFRSVKITGQMYVDGGVVSPVAVDAARRMGADIVIAVDISADIANIQPESTIETILQSISIMYSRISNVQLSKADVVIKPKVGYIGSADFNKRHEAILEGEKAAMEALPKINAIIAKLKQEGRIE